One genomic window of Desulfovibrio subterraneus includes the following:
- the cobA gene encoding uroporphyrinogen-III C-methyltransferase: MKVYLIGAGPGDPGLLTIKGRDVLSEADVIVYDYLANSDFLNYAKPGAEIIYVGKKGGDHTLSQEGINKLIVDKAKEGKVVARLKGGDPYMFGRGGEEAEELLDAGVSFEEIPGITSAIAGPAYAGIPLTHRDYASSVAFITGHENPDKPGSSHNWDALAKGTSTLVFFMGMKNLPHISAQLIKHGMDPNTPAALVHWGTTTKHRSMASTIEKLPVDGPAQGFTSPSLIVVGGVVNLRERLNWYEQLPLLGKSVVVTRAREQASGMAAQLRKLGANVIQFPTIKINPLAEYADVHAAIRNLADYEWLIFTSVNGVKHFWLQMAELGLDTRAIGKAKVAAIGPATADILREKGIEPDFIPEKYVAEGVVQGLLERGMNGSKVLLPRAKEAREVLPEELRKAGATVDILPVYETVPAGEARDTVIELLEKDELHCVTFGSSSTVDNFFALVSPEVVKKHKAGLKLASIGPITAKTLESYGFTPDIQPEDYTIPALVEELKKNL, encoded by the coding sequence ATGAAAGTTTATCTGATCGGAGCCGGACCGGGCGATCCCGGTCTGTTGACCATAAAGGGCCGCGATGTTCTGAGCGAAGCGGATGTCATTGTCTATGACTACCTCGCCAACAGCGATTTTCTGAACTATGCCAAGCCCGGCGCGGAAATCATCTACGTGGGCAAGAAGGGCGGCGATCATACGCTGTCGCAGGAAGGCATCAACAAGCTCATCGTGGACAAGGCCAAGGAAGGCAAGGTTGTTGCGCGTCTGAAGGGCGGCGACCCCTACATGTTCGGCCGCGGCGGTGAAGAAGCCGAAGAACTGCTGGATGCGGGTGTGTCCTTTGAGGAAATTCCCGGCATCACCTCCGCCATTGCCGGTCCCGCCTATGCGGGCATTCCGCTCACCCACCGTGATTACGCCTCTTCCGTTGCCTTTATCACCGGCCATGAGAATCCTGACAAGCCCGGCTCTTCCCACAACTGGGATGCGCTGGCCAAGGGAACTTCCACGCTGGTGTTCTTCATGGGCATGAAGAACCTGCCCCATATTTCCGCACAGCTCATCAAGCACGGCATGGACCCCAACACGCCCGCCGCGCTGGTGCATTGGGGGACGACCACCAAGCACCGTTCCATGGCTTCCACCATTGAAAAGCTGCCTGTTGACGGTCCTGCTCAGGGCTTCACTTCGCCTTCCCTCATTGTGGTGGGCGGCGTGGTCAACCTGCGCGAGCGCCTGAACTGGTATGAGCAGCTGCCCCTGCTGGGCAAGAGCGTGGTGGTTACCCGTGCACGCGAACAGGCCAGCGGCATGGCTGCGCAGCTGCGTAAGCTGGGCGCCAACGTGATCCAGTTCCCCACCATCAAGATCAATCCTCTGGCAGAGTATGCCGATGTGCACGCAGCCATCCGTAATCTGGCAGACTACGAGTGGCTCATCTTTACCTCCGTGAACGGTGTGAAGCACTTCTGGCTGCAGATGGCTGAGCTGGGTCTTGATACCCGCGCCATCGGCAAGGCCAAGGTTGCGGCCATCGGTCCTGCAACGGCGGACATTCTGCGTGAAAAGGGCATTGAGCCTGATTTCATTCCCGAGAAGTACGTGGCCGAAGGCGTGGTGCAGGGTCTGCTGGAACGCGGCATGAACGGCTCCAAGGTGCTGCTGCCGCGTGCGAAGGAAGCCCGCGAAGTGCTGCCGGAAGAGCTGCGCAAGGCCGGTGCCACCGTGGACATTCTGCCCGTGTACGAAACCGTGCCCGCTGGCGAAGCCAGAGACACCGTTATAGAACTGCTGGAAAAGGACGAACTGCACTGTGTGACCTTTGGTTCTTCCTCCACCGTGGACAACTTCTTTGCGCTGGTGTCACCCGAAGTGGTCAAGAAGCACAAGGCCGGTCTCAAGCTGGCAAGCATTGGCCCCATCACCGCCAAGACGCTGGAATCATACGGTTTCACTCCCGACATTCAGCCTGAGGATTACACCATCCCCGCGCTGGTGGAAGAGCTCAAGAAGAACCTGTAG
- the purN gene encoding phosphoribosylglycinamide formyltransferase, whose protein sequence is MALKIAVLASGNGSNLQAILDRHAGGVLDVDIRLVLCNRANAHALERAKAAGVQTLCLPHVDFPDRESFDLAMIEAIRKAGADTIVLAGYMRLLTPTFLQAFAGRVINIHPAILPAFAGVRGAADAHAYGVKLTGCTVHFVDEIMDHGPVIVQAAVPVNPEEDVETLKQRIHVMEHRIYPQALQWLAEGRLVLDGRVVRLAPSDRKRAATAGDWLIWPPLEEGF, encoded by the coding sequence ATGGCCTTGAAAATAGCGGTGCTTGCATCGGGCAACGGCTCGAACCTGCAGGCCATACTGGACAGGCACGCCGGGGGCGTGCTGGATGTGGATATACGGCTGGTGCTGTGCAACAGGGCCAATGCCCACGCGCTGGAACGCGCCAAGGCCGCCGGTGTGCAAACCCTGTGTCTGCCGCATGTGGATTTTCCGGACAGGGAAAGCTTTGATCTGGCCATGATCGAGGCCATCAGGAAAGCAGGGGCGGATACCATTGTGCTGGCGGGCTACATGCGCCTGCTCACTCCGACATTTCTGCAGGCTTTTGCCGGACGGGTCATCAATATCCATCCTGCCATCCTGCCTGCCTTTGCCGGAGTGCGAGGCGCGGCAGATGCCCATGCCTACGGCGTAAAACTCACGGGCTGCACCGTGCACTTTGTGGACGAGATCATGGATCATGGCCCCGTCATCGTACAGGCTGCGGTTCCTGTGAATCCGGAAGAGGATGTGGAAACGCTCAAGCAGCGTATTCATGTCATGGAACACCGCATCTATCCGCAGGCGCTGCAATGGCTGGCCGAAGGCCGCCTTGTGCTTGATGGGCGGGTGGTGCGCCTTGCTCCTTCCGACAGGAAGCGGGCTGCTACCGCAGGCGACTGGCTCATCTGGCCCCCGCTGGAAGAAGGTTTTTAG
- a CDS encoding LysE family translocator: MLETILTLFTVCFFARMSPGPDMMLLIKHSTAGSSSYAPEDGSTGSCRAAYACVLGVCVGLCFHVMLSVLGLAIIIKSNPMVFAALRYAGAIYLLYVGWRCFTDRDSVRLEGQGGVCTSARQGFREGLLCNLLNPKVTMFILSVFMQLVTPETALSERLAYGAVIVLEGLFGWAAFVYFLHTPFMKRLYGNHAGAINKVTGVVLFALGGAIFIWG, translated from the coding sequence ATGCTTGAAACCATACTCACCCTGTTCACCGTCTGCTTTTTTGCCCGCATGAGTCCGGGACCGGATATGATGCTGCTCATTAAGCATTCGACAGCCGGCTCTTCTTCATATGCTCCGGAGGACGGCAGCACCGGCAGCTGCCGTGCGGCCTATGCCTGCGTGCTCGGCGTGTGCGTGGGGCTTTGCTTTCATGTCATGCTGTCTGTTCTTGGGCTGGCCATCATTATCAAGAGCAACCCCATGGTTTTTGCAGCGCTGCGCTACGCAGGGGCGATCTATCTGCTCTACGTGGGCTGGCGCTGCTTCACTGACCGAGATTCCGTGCGGCTTGAAGGACAGGGGGGCGTCTGCACCTCGGCACGGCAGGGATTCAGGGAAGGGCTTTTGTGTAACCTGCTCAATCCCAAGGTCACCATGTTCATTCTCAGCGTGTTCATGCAGCTGGTCACGCCGGAAACAGCACTGTCTGAGCGCCTTGCCTACGGTGCGGTCATCGTGCTTGAGGGGCTGTTCGGCTGGGCTGCCTTTGTCTACTTTCTGCATACCCCGTTCATGAAACGGCTGTACGGCAACCATGCCGGTGCCATCAACAAGGTGACAGGCGTTGTCCTGTTCGCGCTTGGCGGTGCCATCTTCATCTGGGGATAA
- a CDS encoding sensor histidine kinase produces MNDSKQELPTLARLINQKLLNWSGLLFITATLCLGTFFYIKERQFFEATSGALSLNLAGYVDNYISSALSTLNHIGLETEHARATPGENVQATLKRTWEANRQFARLLLIAPDRTVMASAPTGMSNIDFPIPLETITSKGHHIGHPLLLEDGSTTVVYLAHSLPDGSRIVGALKLDAIQDHIRQLQPQDTSAIILTDQWGTVLAHPDSTAMRQQENLGYLPFFSEGELLNKSRMIRMHGECYLASSTAIRNLSWMLITAMPMQDVYLSISMSVAQFLLFLFIIFAFVSLSLAVELKKALLIPFRQLDSSISKLAKGAYGDESDYTETIEELNALHRNFKEMAAEVQLREKEIADARHYVQNILDSMPSVIIGMDGDFVITHINKATEQFFGIHEQEVVGRRFQTMFPSLADYDKVITSSLAEGSPRRLEKQSRRNNEGTFYFDILLYPLSSGGRQGVVLRMEDTTRRVRLEEMMVQTEKMMSVGGLAAGMAHEINNPLGAILQGAQNIERRISADIQANKDAADKVGCRLEQIRDYLAERQVLFFLQGIRQAGSRAAQIVSNMLDFSRASDARRSTVDLNASLDRTVELAANDYDLKKRYDFRSIVITRDYEPELPAVICSTNEIEQVVLNLLRNAAQAMHAKHYGSEEHPEITIRTRSEPDFVRIEVKDNGPGMPDTIRKRVFEPFFTTKEIGVGTGLGLSVSYFIITENHGGTFDVISTPDVGSTFTIRLPRQKESA; encoded by the coding sequence ATGAACGATTCCAAACAGGAACTTCCAACCCTCGCGCGCCTCATAAACCAGAAACTGCTCAACTGGAGCGGCCTGCTGTTCATTACCGCCACGCTCTGCCTTGGTACGTTCTTCTATATCAAGGAGCGCCAGTTTTTTGAGGCAACCAGCGGCGCCCTATCTCTCAATCTTGCGGGATATGTCGACAACTATATCAGCAGCGCCCTTTCAACACTCAATCACATCGGACTGGAAACGGAACACGCCCGGGCCACCCCCGGCGAGAACGTCCAGGCCACCCTCAAGCGGACATGGGAAGCGAACCGCCAGTTCGCCCGCCTGCTCCTCATCGCCCCGGACCGCACGGTGATGGCCAGCGCGCCCACCGGTATGTCCAACATAGATTTTCCCATTCCACTTGAAACCATTACTTCCAAGGGCCATCACATCGGCCACCCGCTGCTTCTGGAAGACGGATCGACGACCGTTGTCTACCTTGCCCACAGCCTGCCGGACGGCTCTAGAATTGTGGGGGCGCTGAAGCTGGACGCCATTCAGGACCACATCCGCCAGTTGCAGCCGCAGGACACCTCCGCCATCATCCTCACTGACCAGTGGGGAACAGTACTCGCACACCCCGACAGCACAGCCATGCGCCAGCAGGAAAATCTGGGGTACCTGCCCTTCTTCTCTGAAGGGGAATTGCTCAACAAAAGCAGAATGATCCGCATGCACGGCGAATGCTATCTCGCGTCCTCCACCGCCATTCGCAACCTGAGCTGGATGCTCATTACAGCCATGCCCATGCAGGATGTCTATCTGAGCATTTCCATGTCTGTTGCACAGTTTCTGCTGTTTCTGTTCATCATCTTTGCCTTTGTCTCGCTCAGCCTTGCGGTCGAATTGAAAAAGGCCCTGCTTATTCCGTTCCGGCAACTGGATTCTTCCATCAGCAAGCTTGCCAAAGGGGCCTACGGCGATGAATCGGATTATACGGAGACCATTGAAGAGCTCAACGCATTGCACCGGAACTTCAAGGAAATGGCTGCAGAGGTGCAGCTGCGGGAAAAGGAAATAGCGGATGCCAGGCACTACGTGCAGAACATCCTAGACTCCATGCCCTCAGTCATCATCGGCATGGACGGCGACTTTGTCATCACGCACATCAACAAGGCCACGGAGCAGTTTTTCGGCATCCACGAGCAGGAAGTTGTGGGCAGACGGTTCCAGACGATGTTTCCCTCGCTGGCTGACTACGACAAAGTCATTACCAGCTCGCTGGCAGAAGGCTCCCCGCGAAGGCTGGAAAAGCAGAGCCGGAGAAACAACGAGGGCACGTTCTATTTCGACATCCTCCTGTACCCGCTCAGTTCAGGTGGCAGGCAGGGCGTTGTGCTGCGCATGGAGGACACCACCCGCCGTGTACGGCTGGAAGAAATGATGGTGCAGACGGAAAAAATGATGTCCGTCGGCGGGCTTGCCGCAGGCATGGCACACGAGATCAACAACCCGCTCGGGGCCATATTGCAGGGGGCGCAGAACATTGAACGGCGCATATCTGCGGACATTCAGGCCAACAAAGATGCCGCAGACAAGGTGGGATGCAGGCTGGAACAGATACGGGACTATCTGGCCGAGCGGCAGGTGCTGTTCTTCCTGCAGGGCATCCGGCAGGCCGGTTCGCGGGCAGCGCAGATTGTTTCAAACATGCTGGACTTTTCACGCGCAAGCGATGCGCGGCGATCCACCGTGGATCTGAACGCCTCGCTGGACAGGACCGTGGAGCTTGCAGCCAACGACTATGATCTCAAAAAGCGCTACGACTTCCGCTCCATTGTCATCACCCGCGATTACGAACCGGAACTGCCCGCCGTAATCTGCTCGACAAACGAAATTGAGCAGGTGGTGCTCAACCTGCTGCGCAACGCGGCGCAGGCCATGCACGCCAAGCACTACGGCAGCGAAGAGCACCCCGAGATAACCATCCGTACGCGGTCGGAACCGGATTTTGTGAGAATTGAGGTGAAGGATAACGGACCAGGCATGCCGGACACCATTCGTAAGCGTGTATTCGAGCCCTTCTTCACCACCAAGGAGATAGGGGTGGGAACCGGTCTGGGGCTTTCCGTCTCGTATTTCATCATCACGGAAAACCACGGCGGGACCTTCGATGTCATATCTACGCCGGATGTCGGGAGCACATTCACCATCCGCCTGCCCCGTCAGAAGGAATCCGCCTAG
- a CDS encoding ABC transporter substrate-binding protein, whose amino-acid sequence MKNLFRAVQFVLAVVLAGLIVLWNFSADNGSPILVGLSGPLEGKFADLGIQIRNGVQLCIEHINAQGGIQGHPVELVTRHDGDTPAQAIAADEALMKAGAVAIIGHMTSQQSVAAVKALHNRDIIFVSPSTSTPDLTGIKDNFFRVMTHNTAWAETLANHALSGRHISRFAVIYDTDNDSYTRSFSLAFVDRVRQLNGTVTMFKPVSSSRLKDWPPIISEIQETGSTGVLAVLSARDISKFAQALHVQRMPLPLFSSPWALTNDLVQLGGKHLENLTASFSFNPVNNRPEFLAFKEQYKKRFGVTPTYASFGYEAMQLLAAALDKTGGNRHGLGEAIISLNELPGINSPLKLNEYGDRMSSPLLLKIQNGTMVLVK is encoded by the coding sequence ATGAAAAACCTCTTCAGAGCTGTGCAGTTCGTTCTTGCTGTTGTTCTGGCAGGACTAATCGTCCTCTGGAACTTTTCGGCAGATAACGGCTCTCCCATTCTAGTAGGCCTTTCCGGCCCGCTCGAAGGAAAATTTGCGGATCTGGGTATTCAGATCCGCAACGGAGTACAGCTCTGCATTGAGCATATCAATGCACAGGGGGGCATTCAGGGACACCCTGTTGAGCTTGTCACCCGCCACGACGGCGACACCCCTGCGCAGGCGATTGCCGCGGACGAGGCTCTCATGAAAGCAGGAGCCGTGGCCATTATCGGACACATGACCAGCCAGCAGTCTGTTGCAGCCGTGAAAGCCCTGCACAACAGGGACATCATTTTCGTATCCCCATCCACAAGCACACCGGATCTTACGGGCATCAAAGACAACTTTTTCCGCGTAATGACCCACAACACCGCGTGGGCGGAAACGCTTGCAAACCATGCTCTCTCCGGCAGACACATCTCGCGGTTCGCCGTGATATATGACACGGACAACGATTCCTATACACGCAGCTTCAGCCTTGCCTTTGTAGACAGGGTACGCCAACTGAACGGAACCGTCACCATGTTCAAGCCTGTCAGTTCTTCACGCCTGAAAGACTGGCCTCCGATAATCTCGGAAATTCAGGAAACTGGAAGCACTGGGGTGCTCGCAGTGCTTTCTGCCCGGGATATTTCAAAATTCGCGCAGGCCCTGCACGTCCAGCGCATGCCGCTGCCGCTGTTCTCATCTCCCTGGGCTCTGACAAACGACCTTGTTCAGCTCGGCGGCAAGCATCTGGAAAACCTGACGGCGAGCTTCAGCTTCAATCCTGTCAACAACAGGCCGGAATTTCTGGCCTTCAAAGAGCAGTATAAAAAACGCTTCGGCGTCACCCCCACATATGCTTCGTTCGGCTATGAAGCCATGCAGCTGCTGGCCGCCGCTCTCGATAAAACCGGAGGCAACAGGCACGGACTGGGTGAAGCCATTATATCCCTCAACGAACTGCCGGGAATAAACTCTCCTCTCAAATTAAATGAATACGGAGACCGAATGAGCTCTCCTCTCCTCCTGAAAATCCAAAACGGAACGATGGTTCTGGTCAAATGA
- the amrA gene encoding AmmeMemoRadiSam system protein A, with product MNKFRLELTEDEKSYLLALVRQSIRHSFGDVSGDAESVASVPSSATLNMPLGAFVTLKKQGMLRGCIGSVVSDIPLHETIARMAQAAAFEDPRFPPLIAGELAELEVDISVLGPVTPCDDVRKIEVGRHGLIVRRGMQSGLLLPQVPVEWGWDRDTFLAQTCRKAGLAEDAWKQEGTQILWFEAVVF from the coding sequence GTGAATAAATTCAGGCTGGAGCTTACGGAAGACGAAAAGAGCTATCTGCTGGCACTTGTGCGACAGAGCATACGTCACAGCTTTGGCGATGTAAGCGGAGATGCGGAAAGTGTTGCTTCGGTTCCATCCTCTGCTACACTGAACATGCCTCTTGGTGCTTTTGTCACGCTGAAGAAGCAGGGCATGCTCCGGGGCTGTATCGGGAGCGTCGTTTCCGATATCCCGTTGCATGAGACCATTGCGCGCATGGCGCAGGCAGCAGCATTTGAAGATCCCAGATTCCCCCCGCTTATAGCCGGGGAGCTTGCGGAACTTGAGGTGGATATCTCGGTGCTCGGCCCTGTGACGCCCTGTGACGATGTGCGGAAAATCGAAGTGGGCAGGCACGGCCTGATTGTGCGGCGGGGCATGCAGTCCGGTCTGTTGCTGCCTCAGGTGCCTGTTGAATGGGGATGGGACAGGGATACGTTTCTGGCCCAGACCTGCCGCAAGGCCGGACTGGCAGAAGATGCATGGAAACAGGAAGGGACGCAAATCTTGTGGTTTGAAGCGGTAGTGTTCTGA
- a CDS encoding ATP-binding protein, with amino-acid sequence MKTALIYAVFGLLWIRFSDLFLDYTINDARVMTTVQTYKGWFFILVTSGLLFLLVRRNLQAQRNSERSLRASNLRLEGMFRVAGSVAFILSRQRAGLHFIEAFSPGAVRMFGLEFSDAGRPVAGLPLPAGLFSIYEGAEGVGGMNELIFRDRAGQDKVVLVRTLVLDPEDDGTEVMLSVALDITERKRMAQRLEAATGMINGILDAVPSIVICLDDAMRVMHWNAAAQLCTGLELARVKGRVLNKAFPLLGGRWKEICGAVAARSSLTLQIRSVRRICVLEEEVTVGREGDAAKVYEVQVFPLPLAEGGAVVRLDDITERMKVQEVLVQTEKIMSVGGLAAGMAHEINNPLGAILQGIQNVRRRLSADLPANLEAAGAVQCDLAALDRYMRHRGIDRMLDGMGEAGKRAAEIVTNMLEFARSADLSHSGVFINQIVDKALSLIDNDYSLDKRYDFRKIRVVREYEDNLPMISCSRIGIEQVLVNLLRNAAQAMYAYEGPAAWVPEIRVRSYESDGCVCIEVQDNGPGMTEAQSRRVFEPFYTTKPSGEGTGLGLSVSHFIITSGHNGSFSVESAPGKGATFRICLPVRAG; translated from the coding sequence TTGAAGACTGCACTTATATATGCCGTGTTCGGGCTGCTTTGGATCCGTTTTTCTGATTTGTTTCTGGACTACACCATAAATGATGCCCGGGTCATGACCACTGTCCAGACCTACAAGGGGTGGTTTTTCATTCTGGTTACTTCCGGTCTCCTGTTTTTGCTGGTTCGCCGGAACCTGCAGGCACAGAGAAATTCCGAACGTTCGCTTCGTGCCAGCAATTTGCGGCTTGAAGGCATGTTCCGGGTAGCCGGAAGCGTGGCATTCATTTTGAGCAGGCAGCGCGCAGGGTTGCATTTTATAGAGGCGTTCAGCCCCGGTGCGGTGCGTATGTTCGGTCTTGAATTTTCAGATGCGGGGCGTCCCGTAGCCGGTCTTCCTCTGCCTGCGGGCCTGTTTTCTATATACGAAGGCGCCGAGGGCGTGGGCGGCATGAACGAGCTGATCTTCCGTGACCGTGCGGGGCAGGACAAGGTGGTGCTGGTGCGAACCCTCGTACTTGATCCGGAAGACGACGGGACCGAAGTAATGCTCTCTGTCGCGCTGGACATAACGGAACGTAAGCGCATGGCGCAGCGTCTTGAGGCGGCAACCGGAATGATAAACGGCATTCTGGATGCTGTTCCCTCCATCGTGATCTGTCTGGATGACGCTATGCGGGTCATGCACTGGAATGCTGCTGCGCAGCTATGCACGGGGCTTGAGCTTGCCAGGGTGAAAGGGCGGGTGCTGAACAAGGCCTTTCCTCTGCTGGGAGGTCGCTGGAAAGAAATTTGCGGAGCCGTTGCAGCCCGTAGCAGTTTGACCCTGCAGATCCGCAGTGTCCGGCGGATTTGCGTGCTTGAAGAAGAGGTAACTGTCGGGCGTGAGGGTGATGCGGCCAAGGTGTATGAGGTACAGGTGTTTCCGTTGCCTCTGGCGGAAGGAGGCGCTGTCGTGCGGCTCGACGACATAACCGAGCGCATGAAAGTGCAGGAAGTGCTGGTGCAGACGGAAAAGATCATGTCCGTGGGGGGGCTTGCCGCAGGCATGGCGCACGAGATCAATAATCCCCTCGGTGCCATTTTGCAGGGGATTCAGAATGTGCGCAGAAGATTGTCAGCTGACCTGCCGGCCAATCTTGAAGCGGCCGGCGCCGTGCAATGTGATCTGGCCGCACTGGACCGGTACATGCGTCACCGAGGCATAGACCGTATGCTTGACGGAATGGGCGAGGCAGGAAAGCGCGCTGCGGAAATTGTGACAAACATGCTGGAATTTGCCCGTTCTGCGGACCTGTCCCACAGTGGAGTATTCATCAATCAGATCGTCGACAAGGCTCTCAGCCTTATCGACAACGACTACAGTCTGGATAAGCGTTATGATTTCCGGAAAATCAGAGTTGTCAGGGAGTATGAAGACAACCTGCCCATGATATCCTGTTCACGCATCGGCATAGAACAGGTGCTGGTCAACCTGCTCCGCAACGCCGCACAGGCCATGTATGCTTACGAGGGGCCGGCAGCCTGGGTGCCGGAAATCCGCGTCCGTAGCTATGAAAGTGACGGCTGTGTCTGCATAGAGGTGCAGGATAACGGCCCGGGTATGACCGAGGCCCAGAGCAGAAGAGTGTTTGAGCCGTTCTACACCACAAAGCCGTCCGGTGAAGGAACAGGGCTGGGTCTGTCCGTTTCTCACTTCATCATTACAAGCGGGCATAATGGTTCCTTTTCCGTGGAAAGTGCTCCGGGCAAGGGAGCGACATTCAGAATATGCCTTCCCGTCCGTGCGGGCTGA
- a CDS encoding MFS transporter: MARDFSTTADNRRMYIFLLVMVLAAAVGFQGWRTLYNNFAVDVAGLSGKENGFVQSLREVPGFLALLVIYLLLIVREHTLVAVSVLVLGVGVAMAGFFPSFHGLLFTTLIMSFGFHYYETTNQSLILQYFDKTQAPVVMGRLRGFSSGANLAVGAAVFLLAPVLEFRTLFCIFGGVVLVAGAWCLLQNPSSANIPPQRKGMVFRSRYWLFYLLTFLSGARRQVFVAFAVFLLVEKFGYSVQEITALFILNNVVNWYLSPAIGRAVNKYGERRMLTVEYMSLIFIFVAYAYVDSKILVAVLYVLDHVFYNFAMAIKTYFQKIADPSDIAPSMAVSFTINHIAAVVIPAAGGLLWMVDYRIPFLCAAGLAGLSLLFSQFVRVPEAEGK; the protein is encoded by the coding sequence ATGGCCAGAGATTTTTCCACCACCGCCGATAACCGACGGATGTATATTTTTTTGCTGGTGATGGTACTTGCCGCTGCGGTGGGTTTTCAAGGCTGGCGCACTCTGTACAACAACTTTGCCGTAGATGTGGCCGGACTTTCCGGCAAGGAAAACGGTTTTGTGCAGTCTCTGCGCGAAGTGCCCGGATTCCTTGCCCTGCTGGTCATCTATCTGCTGCTGATCGTGCGGGAGCATACCCTTGTGGCGGTTTCCGTCCTCGTGCTCGGTGTCGGTGTGGCTATGGCCGGTTTTTTCCCCTCATTCCATGGCCTGTTGTTCACCACGCTGATCATGAGCTTCGGGTTTCATTATTATGAAACTACGAACCAGTCGCTCATTCTCCAATACTTCGACAAGACTCAGGCGCCCGTTGTCATGGGGCGTCTCAGGGGCTTTTCGTCAGGAGCCAATCTTGCCGTCGGCGCGGCGGTGTTTCTGCTTGCTCCGGTGCTGGAATTCCGCACCCTGTTCTGCATATTCGGCGGGGTGGTGCTGGTTGCGGGCGCGTGGTGCCTGCTGCAGAACCCATCGTCCGCAAACATTCCCCCACAGCGCAAAGGCATGGTGTTCCGTTCCCGCTACTGGCTGTTCTACCTGCTTACCTTTCTCAGCGGTGCGCGGCGGCAGGTTTTTGTGGCCTTTGCCGTGTTTCTGCTGGTGGAAAAATTCGGTTATTCCGTGCAGGAAATTACGGCCCTGTTCATCCTGAACAACGTGGTCAACTGGTATCTCTCGCCCGCCATCGGGCGCGCAGTGAACAAGTATGGCGAGCGCAGGATGCTCACTGTGGAATACATGAGTCTCATCTTCATATTCGTCGCGTACGCATACGTTGACAGCAAGATACTGGTCGCCGTGCTGTATGTGCTCGACCATGTCTTCTACAACTTTGCCATGGCCATCAAAACCTACTTCCAGAAAATTGCCGATCCATCAGACATTGCCCCCAGCATGGCGGTGAGCTTCACCATCAACCATATTGCCGCCGTAGTGATTCCGGCAGCGGGCGGGCTGCTCTGGATGGTGGATTATCGCATTCCCTTCCTCTGTGCGGCCGGGCTTGCCGGTCTGTCACTTCTGTTCTCCCAGTTTGTCCGTGTTCCGGAGGCGGAAGGCAAGTAA
- a CDS encoding universal stress protein produces the protein MDRAVLLTVTDDMTAMWSMRFVAGFFPDKKHLEVCVLYVAPSGYSAAHEETRIVLSDIEVRKGREIVETARQWLVEHGFSGAKIKTKVLSTQYGVVKDIVSEARKGMYDAVVVGRRYLDWMEMLYTTSVSRGILWEDVDFPVWICNEPDSTRQGILLCADGSAPVAHMADHVGFMLGAVPEMRVTILHLRTPGVSADDAVEEARRRILDNGIEASRISTLITAGQDKVGTILRIAHEGNFAVVAVGRRPDLPESLVRRVFTRSVSLGLHENVNKFSLWVCR, from the coding sequence ATGGACAGGGCCGTCCTGCTGACCGTTACGGACGACATGACCGCCATGTGGAGCATGCGCTTTGTTGCCGGTTTCTTCCCCGACAAGAAGCACCTTGAGGTATGCGTGCTGTATGTGGCCCCTTCCGGCTATTCCGCCGCGCATGAGGAGACCCGTATTGTCCTTTCCGACATTGAGGTTCGCAAAGGGCGAGAGATAGTGGAAACAGCCCGGCAATGGCTTGTGGAACACGGCTTTTCCGGCGCCAAGATAAAGACCAAGGTGCTCTCCACCCAGTATGGCGTGGTCAAGGACATTGTCTCCGAGGCCCGCAAGGGGATGTATGATGCCGTGGTGGTGGGCAGGCGCTACCTTGACTGGATGGAGATGCTGTACACCACCAGCGTTAGCCGCGGTATTCTGTGGGAAGATGTGGATTTTCCGGTGTGGATTTGCAACGAGCCCGATTCGACACGGCAAGGGATTCTGCTCTGCGCCGACGGTTCGGCCCCGGTTGCCCACATGGCAGACCATGTGGGGTTCATGCTGGGGGCAGTGCCGGAGATGCGTGTGACCATTCTCCATCTGCGGACGCCCGGCGTATCGGCAGACGATGCCGTGGAAGAAGCGCGCCGCCGCATACTGGACAACGGCATAGAGGCATCCCGTATCAGCACGTTGATAACGGCAGGGCAGGACAAGGTGGGTACCATTCTGCGCATTGCCCACGAGGGCAATTTCGCTGTTGTCGCGGTGGGGCGCAGGCCGGATTTGCCGGAATCTCTTGTCCGACGGGTGTTTACCCGCTCTGTGAGTCTGGGTCTGCATGAAAATGTGAACAAGTTTTCTTTGTGGGTGTGCAGGTAG